The Candidatus Abyssobacteria bacterium SURF_5 nucleotide sequence CATGAATGAAGGGAGCGTCAATAAACACCAGCGGAACGTCAAACAAGCGAGCAAGAACTTCGTACCATTTCGTCACCGTTCCGCAGATATTGTTGCAGCAAAGGAGAAAGTCCGGCTTCGGCAACCCCATGATCGGACTCTTTCCGGTCACTGCCGACCCGATATCGCACCGCGCGTAAGAGCAGAGGTCGCGCGAGTAGCCCATATTCTCGGCGATCTCACAGAGTTCGGGACCCATCCTCGTCACACCGCACATCGCGCCGTGATTTTCAGGATAGACCGGGATCACATCCATCGCTATCAGTAACTCGACCGGTCCGCCACTGGTGATCCACGCCACCTTCTGATTATTGTCCGCAGCATTTTTCGCGCCGAGGTAGTAGGTGGACATCATTTCCTTCATTCTGGATCCGGCATGGATTCTCGGAGAGCGACGTTCACCCATTCTTCTTCTCCTTCAGCATCTCCACAAACGCCTGCAGTCTCGTGCGAGTCTGCTCGATGGAGGCGGGTTGGATTTCCGTTTCTATCAGCAGATGCGGGATTTGATCTTCCGTGAGCCGTTTCGAGATATCGGGATAGTCAAAGGCATGCGGATCGCAGAACTTCAGCAACAGTATCACAACGCCGTCAGCCTTGCTTTGCCTCACCATATTCACCAGATACGTGCGCCGGTCGAAGTCGGAGCTGTGCTTCGAGGGGCAGGGTATTTTCCTCAGGTACCGCTGGGCGAGCCTGCGAATCGGGTCGCCGTCTGAAGGCTCGATGTGCAGAAAATATCGGGAGCCGGTGCAGAGGTCGTCATCCACCACGACCGCCTCGAGCTCTTCAAACAGATGCATAATGCCGGGATCATCGCACACATTGCCGTAAAGCACCAGCCTCACGCTTTGATCGTCGTCCCGCGGAACGGATCGCAGCTCCTCAAGAGCCTCTTGCAGGAGCGCCGTATGATCCTCTTTGCGCATATACATCGAAGCTTTCACTATGTCGAGCACCGTTTGCCCGCTGATAGCGTTCGGCTTATCGCGCCTCAAAGCATACAGTGCGGCGAGTGCGCTTCTGTTTTCGTTGTAGATATCGAGAGATTTCGATAATTCCGCCCCCGCTATCTGGCGTCCCAGATGCCGCTCGAATTTCGACTTGAATCGGGAAATCTCCTGCGCCAGATACTGCTCGGCTTCCGGCACGTCCACCCAAACCGGGAGCACAACTACGTCGGAAAACTGCTCCGGAAAATTGTATCGCCAGATGTCGGCCAAGTTCTGAATAGAATCGCAGGAGTGGGGGAAAACCACCCCGTCAAGAAATTCCAGCTTCTTTTTTAACGCGGCATCCAGACTCGTGCGAACCAGAGAACAGATGAACGCCTGGATGTGGGAATCCGCAAGGGCCACGTTTTCCTTATCGCCAAGAATTCGCATCGGCAGCACCCCCGCCGCATGAAGCAACTCTTCGGGAAAGTAACTGCAGAAGTACCCGAAAACCCGGCCGCCGGTCCGCTCCTTCCAGTTCTTCACGTATGTGTAAGGTTGGGCGGCGATTGTCGACATTTGTTCCAACGCTGATTTTCTCAAAGCTCTCTCTCCTCTCCCGCCGGAATGATATGAAAACGGATCGACGTCTTTGCTCGCCGATCGCGCACTGCAAATGTTCGTTGTCGCCGGGCGTGCTACTCCGATTTTCTTTTCTTGCTGGTAGTTTCCGGCGGCGCCACTTGCTCTTCGTACCCTTGCTCTCGCTTCAAGCCTCAAGGAGTGAGCATCCGGAAAACGGGCGGGGTGCCTCCACTCATGAACCCGTGATTCGTCGCAGCACTCGCTTGTCGATTATCCCTGCAGGATTCCGTGGGAGATTTTCAACGATTTTGATAAACTTCGGGACCTTGAAATCAGCGAGATAATCCTCGCAATAATCCAGAATTTCATCGACATCGAGCGAAGAGCCGGGATTCGGCACGACAAAAGCCGCCACCTGCTCGCCGAACACTTTATCAGGTTCACCGACGACGGCGGCTTCGAATATCGCCGGATGCGATTCAAGTACGTTTTCTATTTCCACGCAGTAAATATTCTCGCCGCCGCGAATGATCATATCCTTTTTTCGATCGACTATATACAGAAAGCCTTCCTCATCCAAGCGGCCCACATCACCTGTATGTAGCCAGCCATCTTGAAATGTCTCCTTCGTCGAAGCCGCATCCTGCCAGTAGCCGGCAACAATGTTCGGCCCTTTCAGGAGGACCTCGCCGATCTTGCCCGCCGGAAGATCGCGACCCTCATCGTTCACGATACGCACCTGCACCGTTGGAACCGGCGGGCCCACCGAATCCGGTTTTTGCATCGTATATTCATCGGGAAGAAAGGTCGCCAGCGCCGAACTCTCGGTTAGACCGTAGCCGTTCCCCATACGGGCGCTCGGGAAAGTCTCGCGCAATCGGCGAACCAATTCCGGCGAGGCCGGCGCCCCGCCGTAGATAACGTTTTGCAGCGACCTCAAGTCGTAATCCTTCAGCTTCAACTGGGCAAGCAGCAGCCAGTATATCGTCGGGACACCCACGACCGTCGTGACCTTCGCGGACTTCAGCAGAGAGAGCGTCTCATCCGCAACGAACCGCCGCTGGATGATCATGGTTGCGCCAAGATAGACCCCTGCGATCATCTGGCTGTGACAGCCGAGCGGATGCGAAAGCGGCACGCAAATGAGCTGGCGATCACTCGCCGTTATGCCCGTCGCCATCTCGACATTGAGCGAGGCCACGGAAAAATTGCGGTGAGTGCAGAGCGCCCCCTTCGGCTGTCCCATCGTGCCGGAGGTGTAGAAGATGCTGGCGAGATCGTCTTCTACAACATCTACTCCATCCGGCTCCTCTTGCCGATCCTCCAAAAGATCACGGAGAGCGACCCAATCATTTCCACTCTCAGACGCAGCATCTGGAGAGACCGCGACTACCAGATGCTCCAGAGCCAATGCCGTCTTCTGCGCCCGCAAACAGTCTTTCTTGTAGCCTCGATTCAGAATACAGACTCGCGCGCCCGAGTCCTTCAGGATATAAGCGATTTCTTTCGAGACGAAGCGGGTATTAATTGGGACTGACACGGCCCCGATTGTCGCGGCGGCAAAAAAGGCGAGGGGAAACTCTATGTCGTTATCAAGCAGCAGTGCGACGCGGTCTCCTTTTTTCACATGCAGCCGCCTCTGCATTCCTGCCGCAAGACTG carries:
- a CDS encoding 2-hydroxyacyl-CoA dehydratase, which gives rise to MSTIAAQPYTYVKNWKERTGGRVFGYFCSYFPEELLHAAGVLPMRILGDKENVALADSHIQAFICSLVRTSLDAALKKKLEFLDGVVFPHSCDSIQNLADIWRYNFPEQFSDVVVLPVWVDVPEAEQYLAQEISRFKSKFERHLGRQIAGAELSKSLDIYNENRSALAALYALRRDKPNAISGQTVLDIVKASMYMRKEDHTALLQEALEELRSVPRDDDQSVRLVLYGNVCDDPGIMHLFEELEAVVVDDDLCTGSRYFLHIEPSDGDPIRRLAQRYLRKIPCPSKHSSDFDRRTYLVNMVRQSKADGVVILLLKFCDPHAFDYPDISKRLTEDQIPHLLIETEIQPASIEQTRTRLQAFVEMLKEKKNG
- a CDS encoding long-chain-fatty-acid--CoA ligase; this translates as MVKLSERLIRETHKGVDMLNYRHRPKNLQNILHASTERFPDKPVFECLSRKVSYRQFSRDVYSLAAGMQRRLHVKKGDRVALLLDNDIEFPLAFFAAATIGAVSVPINTRFVSKEIAYILKDSGARVCILNRGYKKDCLRAQKTALALEHLVVAVSPDAASESGNDWVALRDLLEDRQEEPDGVDVVEDDLASIFYTSGTMGQPKGALCTHRNFSVASLNVEMATGITASDRQLICVPLSHPLGCHSQMIAGVYLGATMIIQRRFVADETLSLLKSAKVTTVVGVPTIYWLLLAQLKLKDYDLRSLQNVIYGGAPASPELVRRLRETFPSARMGNGYGLTESSALATFLPDEYTMQKPDSVGPPVPTVQVRIVNDEGRDLPAGKIGEVLLKGPNIVAGYWQDAASTKETFQDGWLHTGDVGRLDEEGFLYIVDRKKDMIIRGGENIYCVEIENVLESHPAIFEAAVVGEPDKVFGEQVAAFVVPNPGSSLDVDEILDYCEDYLADFKVPKFIKIVENLPRNPAGIIDKRVLRRITGS